In Lactococcus paracarnosus, a genomic segment contains:
- a CDS encoding dihydrolipoyl dehydrogenase family protein: MYQYDVTFIGSGHANWHAAVTLAQAGKKVAIVEHDVVAGTCTNYGCNAKYLLDTPFEFLDGLARYEAAGIATNGSISWEQLMAYKEREIPTYAPMMEGVFDNMNIDLLKGHGRLVDTHVVGIDESEVTSEYIVIGTGQRSNHLNITGSEYLRDSRDFLSLAKMPKHITFIGAGIIAMEFATMAAKLGSEVHIVEYADKALMAYQDSYVKTVVNKLTAEGVTFHFGESVNQVVAVNDTYQVSTAAGLTIDTEYVLDATGRISNVENIGLEAVGISYNRSGIEVNDHLQTTVPHIFASGDVVDKLIPRLTPTASFESDYIASFILGATTEAIQYPVVPNIVFTFPRIAQVGVSLKEANADKDIYTVFEVPFGKQLQFQTKLEDDAHMTFIVNQDKELVGASLLSNEAGDLINFITLVINKKITAKDLNQMIFAFPGTSSGLINTLKTILR; encoded by the coding sequence TTTTATCGGTTCAGGACATGCAAACTGGCATGCTGCAGTTACCTTAGCACAAGCAGGCAAGAAGGTTGCGATTGTGGAACATGACGTCGTGGCAGGAACATGTACCAACTATGGCTGTAATGCTAAGTATTTACTAGACACGCCTTTTGAATTTCTAGATGGTTTAGCACGCTATGAAGCAGCTGGAATTGCAACAAATGGTAGCATTAGTTGGGAACAACTGATGGCCTATAAGGAACGTGAAATACCGACATACGCGCCCATGATGGAAGGTGTATTTGATAACATGAATATCGACTTGCTTAAAGGGCATGGTCGATTAGTAGACACACACGTTGTTGGGATTGATGAATCTGAAGTGACTTCAGAATATATCGTGATCGGTACTGGCCAACGTTCAAACCACCTTAACATCACAGGTAGTGAGTATCTCCGTGATAGCCGTGATTTTCTAAGCCTTGCTAAAATGCCTAAGCACATCACCTTTATCGGTGCAGGAATTATCGCTATGGAATTTGCTACTATGGCGGCTAAATTAGGTTCTGAGGTTCATATTGTTGAATATGCTGATAAAGCCTTAATGGCCTATCAAGATAGCTATGTCAAGACGGTTGTCAATAAGTTGACAGCAGAAGGCGTAACCTTCCATTTTGGTGAGTCTGTCAATCAAGTCGTAGCTGTGAATGACACCTATCAAGTATCAACTGCTGCTGGCCTAACGATTGACACGGAGTATGTCTTAGATGCGACAGGCCGTATCTCAAATGTTGAAAATATCGGTCTAGAAGCAGTTGGTATCAGCTACAATCGCTCAGGTATTGAAGTTAACGATCATTTACAAACGACTGTCCCTCATATCTTTGCAAGTGGTGACGTCGTTGACAAACTCATCCCACGTTTGACACCGACTGCTAGTTTTGAGTCAGACTATATTGCATCATTTATTCTGGGCGCAACTACTGAAGCAATTCAATATCCAGTGGTGCCAAATATTGTCTTTACATTCCCAAGGATCGCACAAGTTGGCGTTAGCTTAAAAGAAGCAAATGCAGATAAGGATATTTATACCGTTTTCGAGGTCCCATTTGGCAAACAACTGCAATTCCAAACTAAGCTTGAAGATGACGCGCACATGACCTTTATCGTCAATCAAGATAAGGAATTAGTCGGCGCAAGTTTGCTAAGTAATGAAGCAGGAGATTTGATTAATTTTATTACTTTAGTCATCAACAAGAAAATAACTGCTAAAGACCTCAACCAAATGATTTTTGCCTTTCCAGGTACAAGTAGTGGTCTTATCAATACACTTAAAACGATTTTAAGATAA